In Euphorbia lathyris chromosome 10, ddEupLath1.1, whole genome shotgun sequence, a single genomic region encodes these proteins:
- the LOC136208393 gene encoding heme-binding-like protein At3g10130, chloroplastic isoform X4: MLLFQPSLMIQSPRITITPSFTMIKSMATDRIASSPPRRAMSSAFEARVSLVFALASQTSNVSQRLLLDLANETAKYVLPKRFESQNLEEALMTAETTMPGKTGFDLNGASRSFNVLAEYLFGKNTTMEKMEMTTPVVTRKIQPYGEKMEMTTPVITKKTENQETWQMSFVMPSKYGANLPYPKDPSVRIKEVPKKVVAVVAFSGFVTDEDVKQRESKLRNALKNDTNFRVKEGASVEVAQYNPPFTLPFTRRNEIALEVERKDE, translated from the exons ATGCTTCTCTTCCAGCCTTCACTGATGATTCAATCACCGCGCATAACCATCACGCCGTCGTTCACCATGATCAAATCCATGGCCACTGACAGAATCGCTTCTTCACCGCCGAGAAGAGCCATGTCTTCGGCTTTCGAAGCTCGTGTTTCTCTCGTTTTCGCTCTCGCTTCCCAGACTTCTAATGTTTCTCAACGCC TTTTGTTAGATTTGGCTAATGAGACTGCGAAATATGTGTTGCCGAAGAGGTTCGAGAGCCAGAATTTGGAGGAAGCACTAATGACTG CGGAGACAACAATGCCAGGGAAGACTGGATTTGACCTCAATGGTGCATCTCGGTCCTTTAATGTCTTAGCTGAGTACTTGTTTGGtaag AATACCACAATGGAGAAAATGGAAATGACTACGCCTGTTGTGACACGTAAGATTCAACCTTATGGAGAGAAAATGGAAATGACAACTCCTGTTATAACAAAAAAG ACTGAAAATCAGGAAACCTGGCAAATGTCTTTTGTCATGCCCTCCAAGTATGGTGCTAATTTGCCATATCCCAAAGATCCATCTGTGAGAATAAAAGAAGTGCCAAAGAAAGTTGTTGCAGTTGTGGCCTTTTCAG GTTTTGTTACTGATGAAGATGTTAAACAAAGGGAATCAAAGTTACGAAATGCTTTAAAAAATGACACGAATTTTCGAGTAAAAGAGGGTGCTTCAGTAGAAGTTGCACAG TACAATCCCCCATTTACACTTCCATTTACACGCCGTAATGAGATTGCATTAGAAGTAGAAAGGAAAGATGAATAG
- the LOC136208393 gene encoding heme-binding-like protein At3g10130, chloroplastic isoform X2, whose protein sequence is MLLFQPSLMIQSPRITITPSFTMIKSMATDRIASSPPRRAMSSAFEARVSLVFALASQTSNVSQRLLLDLANETAKYVLPKRFESQNLEEALMTVPNLESVEYKVLSKKEQYEIREVEPYFIAETTMPGKTGFDLNGASRSFNVLAEYLFGKNTTMEKMEMTTPVVTRKIQPYGEKMEMTTPVITKKTENQETWQMSFVMPSKYGANLPYPKDPSVRIKEVPKKVVAVVAFSGFVTDEDVKQRESKLRNALKNDTNFRVKEGASVEVAQYNPPFTLPFTRRNEIALEVERKDE, encoded by the exons ATGCTTCTCTTCCAGCCTTCACTGATGATTCAATCACCGCGCATAACCATCACGCCGTCGTTCACCATGATCAAATCCATGGCCACTGACAGAATCGCTTCTTCACCGCCGAGAAGAGCCATGTCTTCGGCTTTCGAAGCTCGTGTTTCTCTCGTTTTCGCTCTCGCTTCCCAGACTTCTAATGTTTCTCAACGCC TTTTGTTAGATTTGGCTAATGAGACTGCGAAATATGTGTTGCCGAAGAGGTTCGAGAGCCAGAATTTGGAGGAAGCACTAATGACTG TTCCGAACCTTGAATCGGTGGAATATAAGGTGTTGAGTAAGAAAGAACAGTACGAGATTAGAGAAGTTGAG CCGTACTTTATAGCGGAGACAACAATGCCAGGGAAGACTGGATTTGACCTCAATGGTGCATCTCGGTCCTTTAATGTCTTAGCTGAGTACTTGTTTGGtaag AATACCACAATGGAGAAAATGGAAATGACTACGCCTGTTGTGACACGTAAGATTCAACCTTATGGAGAGAAAATGGAAATGACAACTCCTGTTATAACAAAAAAG ACTGAAAATCAGGAAACCTGGCAAATGTCTTTTGTCATGCCCTCCAAGTATGGTGCTAATTTGCCATATCCCAAAGATCCATCTGTGAGAATAAAAGAAGTGCCAAAGAAAGTTGTTGCAGTTGTGGCCTTTTCAG GTTTTGTTACTGATGAAGATGTTAAACAAAGGGAATCAAAGTTACGAAATGCTTTAAAAAATGACACGAATTTTCGAGTAAAAGAGGGTGCTTCAGTAGAAGTTGCACAG TACAATCCCCCATTTACACTTCCATTTACACGCCGTAATGAGATTGCATTAGAAGTAGAAAGGAAAGATGAATAG
- the LOC136208393 gene encoding heme-binding-like protein At3g10130, chloroplastic isoform X5: protein MLLFQPSLMIQSPRITITPSFTMIKSMATDRIASSPPRRAMSSAFEARVSLVFALASQTSNVSQRRKFLLDLANETAKYVLPKRFESQNLEEALMTVPNLESVEYKVLSKKEQYEIREVENTTMEKMEMTTPVVTRKIQPYGEKMEMTTPVITKKTENQETWQMSFVMPSKYGANLPYPKDPSVRIKEVPKKVVAVVAFSGFVTDEDVKQRESKLRNALKNDTNFRVKEGASVEVAQYNPPFTLPFTRRNEIALEVERKDE from the exons ATGCTTCTCTTCCAGCCTTCACTGATGATTCAATCACCGCGCATAACCATCACGCCGTCGTTCACCATGATCAAATCCATGGCCACTGACAGAATCGCTTCTTCACCGCCGAGAAGAGCCATGTCTTCGGCTTTCGAAGCTCGTGTTTCTCTCGTTTTCGCTCTCGCTTCCCAGACTTCTAATGTTTCTCAACGCCGTAAAT TTTTGTTAGATTTGGCTAATGAGACTGCGAAATATGTGTTGCCGAAGAGGTTCGAGAGCCAGAATTTGGAGGAAGCACTAATGACTG TTCCGAACCTTGAATCGGTGGAATATAAGGTGTTGAGTAAGAAAGAACAGTACGAGATTAGAGAAGTTGAG AATACCACAATGGAGAAAATGGAAATGACTACGCCTGTTGTGACACGTAAGATTCAACCTTATGGAGAGAAAATGGAAATGACAACTCCTGTTATAACAAAAAAG ACTGAAAATCAGGAAACCTGGCAAATGTCTTTTGTCATGCCCTCCAAGTATGGTGCTAATTTGCCATATCCCAAAGATCCATCTGTGAGAATAAAAGAAGTGCCAAAGAAAGTTGTTGCAGTTGTGGCCTTTTCAG GTTTTGTTACTGATGAAGATGTTAAACAAAGGGAATCAAAGTTACGAAATGCTTTAAAAAATGACACGAATTTTCGAGTAAAAGAGGGTGCTTCAGTAGAAGTTGCACAG TACAATCCCCCATTTACACTTCCATTTACACGCCGTAATGAGATTGCATTAGAAGTAGAAAGGAAAGATGAATAG
- the LOC136208393 gene encoding heme-binding-like protein At3g10130, chloroplastic isoform X7 has product MLLFQPSLMIQSPRITITPSFTMIKSMATDRIASSPPRRAMSSAFEARVSLVFALASQTSNVSQRLLLDLANETAKYVLPKRFESQNLEEALMTGKTGFDLNGASRSFNVLAEYLFGKNTTMEKMEMTTPVVTRKIQPYGEKMEMTTPVITKKTENQETWQMSFVMPSKYGANLPYPKDPSVRIKEVPKKVVAVVAFSGFVTDEDVKQRESKLRNALKNDTNFRVKEGASVEVAQYNPPFTLPFTRRNEIALEVERKDE; this is encoded by the exons ATGCTTCTCTTCCAGCCTTCACTGATGATTCAATCACCGCGCATAACCATCACGCCGTCGTTCACCATGATCAAATCCATGGCCACTGACAGAATCGCTTCTTCACCGCCGAGAAGAGCCATGTCTTCGGCTTTCGAAGCTCGTGTTTCTCTCGTTTTCGCTCTCGCTTCCCAGACTTCTAATGTTTCTCAACGCC TTTTGTTAGATTTGGCTAATGAGACTGCGAAATATGTGTTGCCGAAGAGGTTCGAGAGCCAGAATTTGGAGGAAGCACTAATGACTG GGAAGACTGGATTTGACCTCAATGGTGCATCTCGGTCCTTTAATGTCTTAGCTGAGTACTTGTTTGGtaag AATACCACAATGGAGAAAATGGAAATGACTACGCCTGTTGTGACACGTAAGATTCAACCTTATGGAGAGAAAATGGAAATGACAACTCCTGTTATAACAAAAAAG ACTGAAAATCAGGAAACCTGGCAAATGTCTTTTGTCATGCCCTCCAAGTATGGTGCTAATTTGCCATATCCCAAAGATCCATCTGTGAGAATAAAAGAAGTGCCAAAGAAAGTTGTTGCAGTTGTGGCCTTTTCAG GTTTTGTTACTGATGAAGATGTTAAACAAAGGGAATCAAAGTTACGAAATGCTTTAAAAAATGACACGAATTTTCGAGTAAAAGAGGGTGCTTCAGTAGAAGTTGCACAG TACAATCCCCCATTTACACTTCCATTTACACGCCGTAATGAGATTGCATTAGAAGTAGAAAGGAAAGATGAATAG
- the LOC136208393 gene encoding heme-binding-like protein At3g10130, chloroplastic isoform X6: MLLFQPSLMIQSPRITITPSFTMIKSMATDRIASSPPRRAMSSAFEARVSLVFALASQTSNVSQRRKFLLDLANETAKYVLPKRFESQNLEEALMTGKTGFDLNGASRSFNVLAEYLFGKNTTMEKMEMTTPVVTRKIQPYGEKMEMTTPVITKKTENQETWQMSFVMPSKYGANLPYPKDPSVRIKEVPKKVVAVVAFSGFVTDEDVKQRESKLRNALKNDTNFRVKEGASVEVAQYNPPFTLPFTRRNEIALEVERKDE; encoded by the exons ATGCTTCTCTTCCAGCCTTCACTGATGATTCAATCACCGCGCATAACCATCACGCCGTCGTTCACCATGATCAAATCCATGGCCACTGACAGAATCGCTTCTTCACCGCCGAGAAGAGCCATGTCTTCGGCTTTCGAAGCTCGTGTTTCTCTCGTTTTCGCTCTCGCTTCCCAGACTTCTAATGTTTCTCAACGCCGTAAAT TTTTGTTAGATTTGGCTAATGAGACTGCGAAATATGTGTTGCCGAAGAGGTTCGAGAGCCAGAATTTGGAGGAAGCACTAATGACTG GGAAGACTGGATTTGACCTCAATGGTGCATCTCGGTCCTTTAATGTCTTAGCTGAGTACTTGTTTGGtaag AATACCACAATGGAGAAAATGGAAATGACTACGCCTGTTGTGACACGTAAGATTCAACCTTATGGAGAGAAAATGGAAATGACAACTCCTGTTATAACAAAAAAG ACTGAAAATCAGGAAACCTGGCAAATGTCTTTTGTCATGCCCTCCAAGTATGGTGCTAATTTGCCATATCCCAAAGATCCATCTGTGAGAATAAAAGAAGTGCCAAAGAAAGTTGTTGCAGTTGTGGCCTTTTCAG GTTTTGTTACTGATGAAGATGTTAAACAAAGGGAATCAAAGTTACGAAATGCTTTAAAAAATGACACGAATTTTCGAGTAAAAGAGGGTGCTTCAGTAGAAGTTGCACAG TACAATCCCCCATTTACACTTCCATTTACACGCCGTAATGAGATTGCATTAGAAGTAGAAAGGAAAGATGAATAG
- the LOC136208393 gene encoding heme-binding-like protein At3g10130, chloroplastic isoform X3, with amino-acid sequence MLLFQPSLMIQSPRITITPSFTMIKSMATDRIASSPPRRAMSSAFEARVSLVFALASQTSNVSQRRKFLLDLANETAKYVLPKRFESQNLEEALMTAETTMPGKTGFDLNGASRSFNVLAEYLFGKNTTMEKMEMTTPVVTRKIQPYGEKMEMTTPVITKKTENQETWQMSFVMPSKYGANLPYPKDPSVRIKEVPKKVVAVVAFSGFVTDEDVKQRESKLRNALKNDTNFRVKEGASVEVAQYNPPFTLPFTRRNEIALEVERKDE; translated from the exons ATGCTTCTCTTCCAGCCTTCACTGATGATTCAATCACCGCGCATAACCATCACGCCGTCGTTCACCATGATCAAATCCATGGCCACTGACAGAATCGCTTCTTCACCGCCGAGAAGAGCCATGTCTTCGGCTTTCGAAGCTCGTGTTTCTCTCGTTTTCGCTCTCGCTTCCCAGACTTCTAATGTTTCTCAACGCCGTAAAT TTTTGTTAGATTTGGCTAATGAGACTGCGAAATATGTGTTGCCGAAGAGGTTCGAGAGCCAGAATTTGGAGGAAGCACTAATGACTG CGGAGACAACAATGCCAGGGAAGACTGGATTTGACCTCAATGGTGCATCTCGGTCCTTTAATGTCTTAGCTGAGTACTTGTTTGGtaag AATACCACAATGGAGAAAATGGAAATGACTACGCCTGTTGTGACACGTAAGATTCAACCTTATGGAGAGAAAATGGAAATGACAACTCCTGTTATAACAAAAAAG ACTGAAAATCAGGAAACCTGGCAAATGTCTTTTGTCATGCCCTCCAAGTATGGTGCTAATTTGCCATATCCCAAAGATCCATCTGTGAGAATAAAAGAAGTGCCAAAGAAAGTTGTTGCAGTTGTGGCCTTTTCAG GTTTTGTTACTGATGAAGATGTTAAACAAAGGGAATCAAAGTTACGAAATGCTTTAAAAAATGACACGAATTTTCGAGTAAAAGAGGGTGCTTCAGTAGAAGTTGCACAG TACAATCCCCCATTTACACTTCCATTTACACGCCGTAATGAGATTGCATTAGAAGTAGAAAGGAAAGATGAATAG
- the LOC136208393 gene encoding heme-binding-like protein At3g10130, chloroplastic isoform X1: MLLFQPSLMIQSPRITITPSFTMIKSMATDRIASSPPRRAMSSAFEARVSLVFALASQTSNVSQRRKFLLDLANETAKYVLPKRFESQNLEEALMTVPNLESVEYKVLSKKEQYEIREVEPYFIAETTMPGKTGFDLNGASRSFNVLAEYLFGKNTTMEKMEMTTPVVTRKIQPYGEKMEMTTPVITKKTENQETWQMSFVMPSKYGANLPYPKDPSVRIKEVPKKVVAVVAFSGFVTDEDVKQRESKLRNALKNDTNFRVKEGASVEVAQYNPPFTLPFTRRNEIALEVERKDE, from the exons ATGCTTCTCTTCCAGCCTTCACTGATGATTCAATCACCGCGCATAACCATCACGCCGTCGTTCACCATGATCAAATCCATGGCCACTGACAGAATCGCTTCTTCACCGCCGAGAAGAGCCATGTCTTCGGCTTTCGAAGCTCGTGTTTCTCTCGTTTTCGCTCTCGCTTCCCAGACTTCTAATGTTTCTCAACGCCGTAAAT TTTTGTTAGATTTGGCTAATGAGACTGCGAAATATGTGTTGCCGAAGAGGTTCGAGAGCCAGAATTTGGAGGAAGCACTAATGACTG TTCCGAACCTTGAATCGGTGGAATATAAGGTGTTGAGTAAGAAAGAACAGTACGAGATTAGAGAAGTTGAG CCGTACTTTATAGCGGAGACAACAATGCCAGGGAAGACTGGATTTGACCTCAATGGTGCATCTCGGTCCTTTAATGTCTTAGCTGAGTACTTGTTTGGtaag AATACCACAATGGAGAAAATGGAAATGACTACGCCTGTTGTGACACGTAAGATTCAACCTTATGGAGAGAAAATGGAAATGACAACTCCTGTTATAACAAAAAAG ACTGAAAATCAGGAAACCTGGCAAATGTCTTTTGTCATGCCCTCCAAGTATGGTGCTAATTTGCCATATCCCAAAGATCCATCTGTGAGAATAAAAGAAGTGCCAAAGAAAGTTGTTGCAGTTGTGGCCTTTTCAG GTTTTGTTACTGATGAAGATGTTAAACAAAGGGAATCAAAGTTACGAAATGCTTTAAAAAATGACACGAATTTTCGAGTAAAAGAGGGTGCTTCAGTAGAAGTTGCACAG TACAATCCCCCATTTACACTTCCATTTACACGCCGTAATGAGATTGCATTAGAAGTAGAAAGGAAAGATGAATAG